Genomic DNA from Candidatus Kapaibacterium sp.:
AAAAATTTCGTTGCGTGGTTCTCACAAAACAAGGCATATCTGCTATTCAAGGGTACATATACGGTAGGAGTAGTTCATGTCATTGAGATTCGAAATCTTAGGCAATCCATGCCCGAAACAAAGTGTAAGATTTACTAAAAGCGGTATTAAGTATCAGACAAAAGAAGTAATTCAAAATGCTGATAATATACGCTCTCAGATAGTAACACAATTACCTCCATCATTTAAGATTATTGACAGCCCTGTTAAGGTTGCAACGGTATATATCTTTCCGCCATTGAAATCTTTCACAAAAAAGATGAAAAAATATATAGAGAATGGTGGTTTGATAATTAAATCAACCAAGCCGGACTTAGATAACTTGGAAAAAGCTATTAATGATGCTATGCAAGGGGTTGTGATTGTAAATGATGCGTTAATCTCAAGAGTAGTAAAAGGCAGGTACTACGGTATGACACCGAAAGTAATAATATCAATAACAGAAATCACAGACATTTTTGTAAACAAATTAAATTAATCTACAATGCCCGGCGCGACAAATCTAAAAAGTCTCCCAACTTCCTCTGATTGCTGCAAATCGTGCCGGGTGTTAATTAAAAAAAAGGAAAATGAAATGCACGATTATGCAAAATACGCACAAATCTTAAGAGATATTAAGCAAGATAAATTTCCACCATTTTACGAACTATTGTGCGATGACAAAGTAATTATGGTCTCGACAATGCCTAAAATTCGGGCTTATCTGAGCGAACTGAAAAAGAACTGTAAGAAACAACCAACTTTATTTGGAGAATCGAAATGAGTTTAACAGCAAAAGACTTGAAATCGAATTGCATTTACGAAATGCAAGGGATTGACTTTACGGAATATATAAAGATTAAAAGTAACGAGAATGAGACACTCACATTTTATTATCTGAACAACGAACCGAGTTTGATACACACGACGGGGCGTCACGTTTTTGATGCAGTATATAAAATTAATCACGAGCTTGCGCCTGTGGAATCAAGCGATGATCGAGGGGAAGTATCAATATTATTGTCCGCTTTAGAAGACATTAGGAATTGGAATGATGATTTGGATGACGAATGGGACGATGTTGGGCAAAGAGCGCAAGTTGCTTTGAATGTATATAAACATTATCTGGAATCAAACAACGGTCAAGCAAAGTATAGGTATTTGGTTACGGGGGAATGCGACGAGCCAACTTATTATACTACATTGCCACGTATTGATACATTGCAACCCCCTTGGGAGTTGATAGATTTGCAAGAAAACAAATATACGACCAATGGTAAACGATGGCTTGACATTGAAATTGCTGAAGGAGAATCAGTAAAATGAAAGAACTGAAAAAATATTTAACTGAAATGATTGCCGAGCATGAAGCACGGTGCAATGAGTTTGACAGGGCAGTAAGCATGTGCATTAATCTTGACGGCTCAATATTGCATCCTAAAGCACATGACTATTGGAAGGGCAAACTAAGCGAAGCACAGTTCACGCTCGAAAAGCTGAAAGATAAATTAGAATCAATTAACCAAACGGGAGAATCAGTAAAATGTATAAAATGAAAGCAAAGTATAGGTATTTGGTGGCTTCAGAATATGCAATCTCTTATTTCACTAACCATTTGCCAAAGTTTTCAAGTTGCGTTGAAATTGTTTATGATTTGCAAGAGTGTAAATTTACATACAATGGCAAAGTTTGGTTTGACATTGAAGTTGCTGAAGGAGAATCAGTAAAATGAGTGAACAAATTAATAGCGTAAAAGTCACAGGGGATGAATGCTTTGTGTTTGTCTATGCAAAAGACGGTATAATAGAAGTGCGGAGTATTGCGGAATCAAAAAGATTGCATGACCAACTAATTTCAGATGGATGGGTGCATACAAAAACCCTTGACGCTTGCGTTTATCTCGAATACCTGCACAACGAATGCGAATGCGAAGACGTTGACTTAATAGATGCAATGATGTCATTAACCAAACCGGAGAATCAGTAAAATGAAAACGAAATTAACAAGACAACAAATTGCCGAAAGGCAAAACGATTTTAAGCATAATATCTATGAACACGGGGGTTCAAGAATGTTTATTGATGGCGATTCAGGAGATAGAGAATTGCTTGTGGACACTTATTATGATGAAGATTTTGCTTTATATGTTGAAAAGTGTGTTCGTGAATATTTTGGATTGCCAAAGGCTAACATAACACCAATAGGAGAATCAGTAAAATGAAAGAAATGAAAGAATATTTAACTGAAATGATTGCCGAGTATGAAGTACGGTGTAAAGAATACAAAGAACAGAAAGATGATATGGGAAAGGGCGATAATTTCAATACAGAGCATTTTAGCTATGTGGACGGCAAAATAGATGAGGCACAGTTCACGCTCAAAAAGCTGAAAGATAAATTAAAATCAATTAACCAAACAGGAGAATCAGCATGAAAAGAACTAATATTTTACACGAATTCTTTAATTCCGCATCAGATGCTAACGAATTCTTAGAAGCAACGCAACAAGAAAGGGTTGAGAATGATTTTCAAGAATTCATAACAAATGGCGGTGGCGAGGTACATATCCTTAATGCCATTAATGAAATGTGTATAGAATCCTTGTCACCTGATGCTTTTGAAATGTGGGAACATGTTGTAAAACAATTAAAGCAAAACAGAAAAGCATTTAGGACTTATGCGATTATCAACTTGATTAGAAGATTAAAAAATGTAGGTGCTGAAATTCATAGACAGTTTGGGAGTGACAGCTATAAAGTACGTTGTGAGTTATATGACATCAGGGAGTCACTTGGAAATTTAACCAAACAGGAGAATCAGTAAAATGTTTACAATTATAAAAATGAGAGAATTAGAAGTGTTTGTTGAATCAATGTCAAATGGATTCACAGACGAAGACGGCGATGTTCATGAACCTCTCGAAGCGGAGCAGATGTTAGAAAGATTAGAAACTATTGATAGGCTTTTGATTGTTATGAAAACTCAAAGTCTATTAAACAAAAAAAGAGGTTTGAAAAAGATGTTGAATGGCGTGATTGAAATGTCGTTGCCAAATAGTTCGGTAGTCCCCGGGCAATCAAATAATCATTTATGTAACTAAAGGAAATAATGATGCCTGACATAACTAAATGCACAAATAATGAATGTCAATTAAGACATGACTGTTGGCGATTTCTTTGCATACCAAGCCAAATGCAATCATACAGCAAATTTGAGACTTATGTTTTTGACGGCGAAACTTGTTGTGATTATTATATGCAAAAAGATTTAGAGGTTTAAGATGCCAATTGATTATAAAGAATCTGCTTTAATATTTCAAAATGGAATTAAAAACGGTGAGTTCGTTGTATTCAATCCTTTAGAAATTGAATTAATGGATGTAGAACCGTTGTTTCAACCAATTTATTTGAATGTAGCCGAATTTTGGAATGATTTAAAATCAATGGTTTGGTCATCGAATTGCCGATTTTTCTTTGTTGTCACAATGGATAAGATTATTATTTGTAACGTACACGACAATGAAGCATTTGAAGCGAATTTGTCATCACGCGTGTTTGATGTTTTTCTCAATGTATTTGGAGCTAAATCAAATGCCGATTGACTATAAAGAATATCACCCAAAATGGAAACTCATTAGCCGTTTGATTCGCTTCAAACGTGCGGGTAACCGTTGCGAATGGTGCGGTCGTACAAACGGACAAATTATAGATAAGGAAACAGGTAAATATCCAATTCACTCTAAATGGGAGAAATTTCATAGAATACTTTATAATCCTCATAGTGGATTCACTTACAATAGCTTGTTAAAACATTTCGGTTTTACAAAAATAGTCTTAACAGTTGCTCACGTTGACCAAGACAAAAGCAATAATCGCTTTTCAAATCTTGCTGCTTTATGCCAGCGTTGTCATTTGAATCATGACCGAAAGCATCATATACACAAAAGAATTTATGGAAATAATATAAATCAATTATCACTAATTAATTAACAATAAAGGAAAGTGAATCATGAATAAAGAAAGTATTGGCACACTTGTATTTACAAAAGAACTGTTTATCGAAACAATTAACGAAATTGAAAAACAGCATAGGCACGACCAAAAATGTAGCGAAGCTTTTGAAACAATATTATCAATTGGGAATATCGTTTCAAACTATGATAATCATTATTTGCAAAATCAATTAGTAAAAATTATTCAAATAGCTATGAATGACAATGATGAGCATAGTTGGATTGAATACTTCATGTGGGAACTCGATTTTGGTAATGGCTATTTTGAAGGTTGCGTAATACTCGGTGACAGATGCTTTGAGTTGAAAACTGCATCAGATTTATGGGATTTACTAATTAAAACAAAAAAGGAACATAATGAAATTACCTGCAATTAATACTCCAGAACGTAGTGCGTTCGATTTTCTATCCGCTTGGGAACGGAAAGATTATGAGGCTATGTTTAAACTTTGCCAAATAACATGGGTGCAAACTACTGAAAATGCTATGGGATGGCTAACAAATACATTCTCAGCATTGGAATTAAACAAATTCACCATACAAGGCAGTAAAAGAACGTCCGCCGACCAAAACAATCCTGTGAATTTAGTTCATGTTTTTATCAAAGTACATATCAAATATCAGCATCTCAAAGATGAAAAAAAAGCTATTGAAGACATTAAAAGTTCCTCAATTATCAATTGCATTCGTGAAACTGCTAAGTACGAACCGTCCGAAAATGGTAGTTGGGGAGTTAATCCGATTTCGGTATTAAAGACCATAGCTCCGGGGAATAGGGAGAAATCATGATGGACATCCTACTGCCGACTCCGGAAGAGCTACACCATATTCAACTACGAGATGAAGCACCTGAAAGAATACTTTGTGCTGCTATACATAATCCTGACGAAAAAGACTTAGCCGGAAATCCATTGATTCATTGTGGTCATAGACACCATAATATTTTGCATCAGTCAAAAGCTATTTCAAGGAAAATGAGTCATCAAGGATTCCTGACAAGCAAAGGACGTTTCGTAAACAGAGAAGAAGCGTATCAAATTGCATTAAAAAACAATCAAATAATTGGTGTATTTTTAGTTGTAGGCGAACAACTTTACAGCGAATGTTTGTATTAATTAGACAATGTGCTATGAATAATTTAGGAAGGATTTAATCATGGCTTATAACTATTCAGAATTAGTCTCTGATGCACGGCATCTCGGGCAAAAGAATAAAAAGAATATGGTCATCATAATTATGCTTGATGACGAAACTGTGAATTGCGCCTCTTGGGGTGAATCAAAATCTCTATGCGGTAAGGCAAAAACCTTAGCCGA
This window encodes:
- a CDS encoding RusA family crossover junction endodeoxyribonuclease, which translates into the protein MSLRFEILGNPCPKQSVRFTKSGIKYQTKEVIQNADNIRSQIVTQLPPSFKIIDSPVKVATVYIFPPLKSFTKKMKKYIENGGLIIKSTKPDLDNLEKAINDAMQGVVIVNDALISRVVKGRYYGMTPKVIISITEITDIFVNKLN